In Mycetocola zhujimingii, one DNA window encodes the following:
- a CDS encoding class I SAM-dependent methyltransferase, translating into MASDHYFTGVPGTELKLRTVSVRLSGQDYELTTSNGIFSPDRIDPGTQVLLANAPTPPQTGNLLDLGCGWGPISLTLALEAPDAHVWAVDVNERALDLLRMNTEKLGLTNITAAQPDQVPDDVRFQTIWSNPPIRVGKTELHAMLERWLPRLEPGSDAWLVVQRNLGSDSLHRWLQETMGDDFEFTKETISKGYRVLRALRAETN; encoded by the coding sequence ATGGCCAGCGATCATTATTTTACGGGCGTACCCGGAACCGAACTCAAGCTCCGCACGGTTTCCGTTCGGCTCTCAGGCCAGGACTACGAACTCACCACCTCGAACGGGATTTTCAGCCCGGACCGGATCGACCCGGGCACGCAGGTGCTCTTAGCGAACGCCCCGACTCCTCCCCAAACCGGCAACCTTCTCGATCTGGGCTGCGGCTGGGGACCGATCTCCCTGACACTCGCCCTCGAGGCGCCAGACGCTCATGTCTGGGCGGTCGATGTCAACGAGCGCGCGCTTGATCTGTTGCGAATGAACACGGAGAAGCTCGGCCTCACCAATATCACCGCAGCGCAGCCCGATCAGGTTCCCGACGACGTCCGGTTCCAGACCATCTGGTCGAACCCGCCGATCCGCGTCGGCAAGACCGAGCTTCACGCCATGCTCGAGCGCTGGCTGCCGCGCCTGGAACCGGGTTCGGATGCCTGGCTCGTCGTGCAGCGCAACCTCGGCTCAGACAGCCTGCACCGGTGGCTGCAGGAGACCATGGGCGACGATTTCGAGTTCACCAAAGAGACGATCAGCAAGGGGTACCGCGTGCTGCGGGCACTCCGCGCCGAAACGAACTGA
- the miaA gene encoding tRNA (adenosine(37)-N6)-dimethylallyltransferase MiaA, which yields MPQLIAVVGPTGTGKSELSLNIAEGLARADGGAEIVNADAMQLYRGMDIGTAKLPERERRGIPHHMLDILNVDEEATVARYQPLARAAVTDILSRGKSAILVGGSGLYVSSVLYDFQFPGSDPEIRARLEQEATTLGPGILYQRLAALDADVASRIGPHNARRIVRALEVAEITGSPVAGMLPDEPVYWRQAHIIGLAAPRPELTARLDQRVHGMWAAGLLDEVAALRNAGLERGVTASRAIGYAQALKQLEGAATEAEAIEETQQLTRRYARRQMSWFKRYADIVWLDYDAPDLVERAMASVTEPTSQAPR from the coding sequence ATCCCGCAGCTCATCGCGGTAGTTGGCCCGACCGGGACCGGAAAGAGCGAGCTCTCGCTCAATATTGCAGAGGGCCTCGCGCGCGCGGACGGTGGCGCTGAGATCGTCAACGCGGATGCCATGCAGCTGTACCGCGGCATGGACATCGGCACCGCCAAGCTGCCCGAACGGGAGCGCAGGGGCATCCCGCACCACATGCTCGACATCCTCAATGTCGACGAAGAAGCCACTGTCGCCAGATATCAGCCCCTCGCCAGGGCCGCTGTCACCGACATCCTCTCGCGGGGGAAGTCTGCGATCCTCGTCGGTGGGTCCGGCCTGTATGTCTCGAGCGTCCTTTACGACTTCCAGTTCCCCGGCTCTGACCCCGAGATTCGTGCTCGGCTCGAGCAGGAAGCCACCACGCTTGGACCCGGCATCCTGTACCAGCGACTGGCTGCGCTTGACGCCGACGTTGCGTCGCGGATCGGGCCGCACAACGCGCGGCGCATCGTGCGAGCACTCGAGGTGGCCGAGATCACCGGTTCGCCCGTGGCAGGGATGCTGCCGGACGAGCCCGTGTACTGGCGCCAGGCGCACATCATCGGGCTGGCAGCGCCGAGGCCTGAACTGACCGCACGGCTCGACCAGCGGGTGCACGGGATGTGGGCTGCCGGGCTGCTGGACGAGGTGGCGGCGTTGAGAAACGCGGGGCTCGAGCGCGGTGTCACCGCGTCGCGGGCGATCGGATATGCGCAGGCGCTCAAGCAACTCGAGGGCGCGGCGACCGAGGCCGAAGCCATTGAAGAAACACAGCAGCTGACCCGGCGGTATGCCAGGCGGCAGATGAGCTGGTTCAAGCGCTATGCGGACATCGTCTGGCTGGATTACGACGCGCCTGACCTCGTCGAGAGGGCCATGGCATCCGTCACCGAACCGACGTCCCAGGCTCCGCGCTGA
- the hisH gene encoding imidazole glycerol phosphate synthase subunit HisH: protein MTGSSRPSVVVLDYGSGNVHSAVKALEAAGADVELTGDRRKALEADGLLVPGVGAFSAVMEQLSTSRGGEVIDRRLAGGRKVMGICVGMQILFERGVERGVDTEGLGEWPGVVTELDAPVLPHIGWNTVDAPEDSVLFRGIRNERFYFVHSYAAQDWELEVMPPFHEPALTWAEHGTRFLAAVENGPLSATQFHPEKSGDAGIRLLANWVGSLTSD, encoded by the coding sequence GTGACGGGATCGTCACGGCCAAGCGTTGTTGTCCTTGACTACGGGAGCGGCAACGTCCACTCCGCGGTCAAGGCACTTGAAGCCGCGGGCGCCGACGTCGAGCTGACCGGTGACCGACGCAAGGCACTCGAGGCCGACGGTCTTCTCGTGCCCGGCGTCGGAGCGTTCAGCGCCGTCATGGAACAGCTCTCCACCTCGCGCGGTGGTGAAGTGATCGACCGCCGGCTGGCCGGCGGTCGCAAGGTCATGGGCATCTGTGTCGGGATGCAGATTTTGTTCGAGCGCGGTGTCGAACGCGGCGTCGACACAGAAGGCCTCGGGGAGTGGCCCGGCGTGGTGACGGAACTCGATGCGCCCGTCCTCCCGCACATCGGCTGGAACACCGTCGACGCGCCCGAAGACTCCGTCCTCTTCCGCGGCATCCGCAACGAACGCTTCTATTTCGTGCACTCCTACGCCGCGCAGGACTGGGAGCTCGAGGTGATGCCGCCGTTCCACGAGCCGGCTCTGACCTGGGCTGAACACGGAACACGGTTCCTGGCCGCTGTCGAAAACGGTCCGCTGAGCGCGACGCAGTTCCACCCGGAGAAGTCCGGCGACGCCGGCATCCGCCTGCTGGCCAACTGGGTCGGCTCTCTCACGTCGGACTGA
- the miaB gene encoding tRNA (N6-isopentenyl adenosine(37)-C2)-methylthiotransferase MiaB: MSSLLETPTVITPSTAAVDATGRARTYEVRTYGCQMNVHDSERLSGSLDAAGYVPAESGAEADVVVINTCAVRENADNKLYGNLGYLASVKRRHEGMQIAVGGCLAQKDKNVILEKAPWVDVVFGTHNMGALPNLLERARHNEEAQIEILEALETFPSTLPTKRESSYSGWVSISVGCNNTCTFCIVPSLRGKEKDRRPGEILAEIQALVDDGAIEVTLLGQNVNSYGVEFGDRQAFSKLLRAAGAIDGLERIRFTSPHPAAFTDDVIDAMAETPSVMPQLHMPLQSGSDRILKAMRRSYRSEKFLGILDRVRARMPHAAISTDIIVGFPGETEEDFLETLRVVEAARFATAFTFQYSIREGTPAATMPDQVPKEIVQERFERLTALQDRICLEENQKVVGREIEILVAVGEGRKDSASHRLSGRAEDSRLVHFEVPEGSAIPRPGDIVTATVTQAAPFYLIADAPAGGELVVRRTSAGDAWDRAQAESCGVPAPGASPSTPGRVSLGLPTLRVGPPARVHEAPAEVQGGMTPIYDALDGER, translated from the coding sequence ATGAGTAGCCTGCTTGAAACGCCCACAGTCATCACGCCGTCGACAGCGGCAGTAGACGCGACCGGGCGTGCTCGCACGTATGAAGTGCGCACCTACGGCTGCCAGATGAACGTGCACGACTCCGAGCGGTTGAGTGGCTCGCTCGACGCCGCCGGCTACGTGCCCGCAGAGAGCGGGGCCGAGGCAGATGTGGTGGTCATCAACACCTGCGCCGTCCGTGAGAACGCCGACAACAAGCTCTACGGCAACCTTGGCTACCTCGCGAGCGTCAAGCGCCGCCACGAGGGCATGCAGATCGCCGTTGGCGGCTGTCTCGCACAAAAAGACAAGAACGTCATCCTCGAGAAGGCACCGTGGGTGGACGTCGTCTTCGGAACGCACAACATGGGCGCCCTCCCGAACCTCCTCGAACGCGCGCGTCACAACGAAGAGGCGCAGATCGAGATCCTCGAAGCGCTCGAGACCTTCCCATCGACTCTCCCGACCAAGCGGGAATCCAGCTACAGCGGCTGGGTGTCCATCTCCGTCGGATGCAACAACACCTGCACCTTCTGCATTGTGCCGTCCCTGCGCGGAAAAGAAAAAGACCGGCGACCGGGCGAGATCCTCGCCGAGATCCAGGCGCTGGTCGATGATGGTGCGATTGAGGTGACGCTGCTCGGTCAGAACGTGAACTCCTACGGCGTGGAGTTCGGCGACCGCCAGGCGTTCAGCAAGCTGCTGCGCGCCGCCGGCGCCATCGACGGGCTCGAGAGGATTCGGTTCACCAGCCCGCACCCCGCTGCGTTCACTGACGACGTCATCGACGCGATGGCCGAGACACCGAGCGTCATGCCGCAGCTGCATATGCCACTGCAGTCCGGATCCGACCGGATCCTCAAGGCGATGCGCCGGTCTTACCGCAGCGAGAAGTTCCTCGGCATTCTCGACCGGGTCCGCGCCCGCATGCCGCACGCGGCGATCTCGACGGACATCATCGTTGGCTTCCCCGGCGAAACCGAGGAGGACTTCCTCGAAACCCTCCGGGTGGTTGAAGCGGCGAGGTTCGCTACGGCGTTCACCTTCCAGTACTCAATCCGCGAGGGAACGCCGGCCGCAACCATGCCGGACCAGGTTCCCAAGGAGATCGTCCAGGAGCGCTTCGAGCGGTTGACCGCGCTTCAGGACCGCATCTGCCTCGAGGAGAACCAGAAGGTCGTCGGCCGCGAGATCGAGATCCTCGTCGCGGTCGGTGAAGGCCGCAAGGATTCCGCCAGCCACCGGCTGTCCGGCAGGGCCGAGGACTCCCGCCTCGTGCACTTCGAGGTTCCTGAGGGCTCCGCGATCCCGCGTCCGGGAGACATCGTCACCGCCACGGTGACCCAGGCCGCGCCCTTCTACCTCATCGCTGACGCTCCCGCCGGAGGCGAACTCGTGGTGCGACGGACCTCCGCCGGAGACGCATGGGACCGCGCACAGGCAGAGTCGTGCGGCGTTCCCGCCCCCGGCGCTTCACCGAGCACCCCCGGGCGCGTGTCACTGGGGCTGCCTACCCTGCGTGTCGGGCCGCCCGCTCGCGTCCACGAGGCGCCAGCCGAAGTCCAGGGCGGAATGACACCGATTTACGATGCACTGGACGGCGAACGCTGA
- a CDS encoding regulatory protein RecX, whose product MVSFRDPGRPDTPAAPAGENPAVEPGEKIAPVTYLRGAGHTPEPARTGARSGADSWFGSDPEPAAESTTSGSNSESERAPGARSAPRKRAAGHLRAVGRDGAVKGATAGINHVEQDDDEPAEQIADPEAVESLLVRKLARRSLSEAEVLAFAVQEGLTAAQANTILDRLRDLGYVDDRALAEQLKHSLSERKGQSKAVVARAMSGRSIDRDIITEVLDDIEQDDELGVATELARKRASQMSGLDKQTLERRLTGFLARRGYPGNIVREAIAPVLTGRSSSPSSTVRFR is encoded by the coding sequence ATGGTTTCGTTTCGCGACCCGGGTCGGCCGGATACCCCGGCCGCCCCGGCGGGCGAGAACCCCGCGGTCGAACCCGGCGAGAAGATCGCGCCGGTGACCTACCTGCGCGGCGCCGGACACACGCCCGAGCCCGCGCGCACAGGTGCCAGGTCAGGCGCCGATTCCTGGTTCGGGTCTGACCCGGAGCCGGCTGCCGAATCAACGACCTCCGGGTCGAATTCGGAGTCCGAACGTGCTCCCGGAGCGCGGTCCGCGCCGCGCAAGCGGGCGGCCGGGCATCTCCGAGCTGTCGGTCGCGACGGCGCTGTGAAGGGCGCCACCGCCGGGATCAATCACGTCGAGCAGGATGACGACGAACCCGCCGAGCAGATTGCCGACCCTGAAGCGGTCGAGTCCCTTCTCGTTCGAAAGCTGGCGCGGCGGTCGCTCAGTGAGGCTGAGGTCCTCGCGTTTGCCGTGCAGGAAGGCCTGACGGCCGCACAGGCGAATACGATCCTCGACCGGCTTCGCGACCTGGGCTATGTCGACGACCGCGCCCTCGCCGAGCAGCTCAAGCACTCGCTGTCTGAGCGCAAAGGACAGAGCAAGGCTGTTGTCGCGCGCGCCATGTCCGGTCGCTCGATCGACCGCGACATCATCACCGAGGTGCTCGATGACATCGAGCAGGATGATGAGCTCGGCGTAGCAACCGAACTCGCCCGCAAGCGTGCCTCGCAGATGTCGGGACTCGACAAGCAGACACTGGAGCGCAGGCTCACCGGTTTCCTCGCCCGACGCGGCTACCCGGGCAACATCGTGCGAGAGGCCATCGCGCCGGTGCTTACCGGCCGCTCGTCATCGCCGAGCTCAACGGTGCGGTTCCGCTAG
- the hisB gene encoding imidazoleglycerol-phosphate dehydratase HisB, which translates to MSQPQRIARIQRETSESTIDLTINLDGTGVSDIHTTVPFYDHLLTAFAKHALVDLTVRATGDIEIDVHHTVEDIGIALGQAIKQALGTKEGISRFGDALVPLDEALVQAVVDISGRPYLVHSGEPAGFEFHLIGGHFTGSMVRHVFEAIAFNAALTVHVTVIGGRDPHHIAEAEFKAFARAFRQAKALDPLVTGIPSTKGAL; encoded by the coding sequence ATGAGCCAGCCGCAGCGCATCGCCCGGATCCAGCGTGAGACGAGCGAATCCACCATCGATCTCACCATCAATCTCGATGGAACCGGTGTCAGCGACATCCACACCACTGTGCCTTTCTATGACCACCTCCTGACCGCGTTCGCCAAGCACGCCCTGGTCGACCTCACGGTTCGGGCCACGGGCGATATCGAGATCGATGTGCACCACACGGTGGAAGACATCGGCATCGCACTCGGACAGGCGATCAAGCAGGCACTCGGCACCAAGGAGGGCATCTCGCGCTTTGGAGACGCTCTCGTTCCCCTCGACGAGGCGCTCGTGCAGGCCGTCGTCGACATTTCGGGTCGGCCGTACCTCGTGCACTCCGGCGAGCCCGCCGGGTTCGAGTTCCACCTCATCGGCGGTCACTTCACCGGCTCGATGGTGAGGCACGTGTTCGAAGCCATCGCGTTCAACGCCGCACTCACCGTTCACGTCACCGTGATCGGCGGGCGCGACCCGCACCACATCGCCGAGGCTGAGTTCAAGGCGTTCGCGCGCGCGTTCCGGCAGGCGAAGGCTCTCGATCCTCTCGTGACCGGCATCCCATCGACGAAGGGCGCACTGTGA
- the hflX gene encoding GTPase HflX, producing the protein MSKSTESTPENTETPIDDDAVSRVLRNAESRAGGYSLFGSSQADALQDRSTTGESGHDGFDGEQQDREDRQALRRVANLSTELEDVTEVEYRQLRIENVVLIGVYPQGAQEDAENSIRELAALAETAGAVVLDGMLQRRPNPDPSTYLGKGKAEELRGIVAALGADTVIADTELAPSQRRALEDVVKVKVIDRTAVILDIFSQHAKSREGKAQVELAQLEYLLPRLRGWGDSMSRQAGGQVGGAGAGMGSRGPGETKIELDRRRIHTRMAKLRKQIKGFGPAREAKRANRNRFEVPSVAIAGYTNAGKSSLLNRITKAGVLVENSLFATLDATVRKTQTEDGRLYTLSDTVGFVRNLPHQLVEAFRSTLEEVAESDVIVHVVDASHPDPASQISTVRDVIGDVGARDIPEIVVFNKSDLVSEDDRLVLRGLEPKGIFASARTGEGIDEILARIAELLPSPTVPLHLLVPYDRGDIISMLHRRGKVEKLDYEEDGTEVRALASEELAAQVAEFAIAE; encoded by the coding sequence ATGAGCAAGTCCACCGAATCAACCCCAGAGAACACCGAAACACCCATCGACGACGATGCAGTATCGCGGGTGTTGCGCAACGCTGAGTCCCGCGCGGGCGGCTATTCGCTCTTCGGTTCGAGTCAGGCCGATGCTCTGCAGGACAGGTCGACAACCGGTGAGTCCGGGCACGATGGATTTGACGGAGAGCAGCAGGACCGAGAGGACCGACAGGCGCTCCGCCGCGTCGCCAACCTGTCGACAGAGCTCGAGGACGTCACCGAGGTCGAGTACCGACAGCTGCGCATCGAGAACGTCGTCCTCATCGGCGTGTACCCGCAGGGCGCGCAGGAGGACGCGGAGAACTCGATCCGCGAGCTCGCCGCCCTCGCTGAAACCGCTGGCGCCGTCGTCCTCGACGGCATGCTGCAGCGCCGCCCGAATCCCGACCCCAGCACCTACCTCGGCAAGGGAAAGGCCGAGGAACTGCGCGGCATCGTTGCAGCGCTCGGCGCAGACACCGTGATCGCCGATACCGAACTCGCGCCAAGCCAGCGGCGTGCGCTCGAGGATGTCGTGAAGGTCAAGGTCATCGACCGCACCGCGGTCATCCTCGACATCTTCAGCCAGCACGCCAAGAGCCGCGAGGGCAAGGCCCAGGTCGAGCTCGCCCAGCTTGAGTACCTGCTGCCGCGACTCCGCGGTTGGGGCGACTCGATGTCCCGCCAGGCCGGTGGCCAGGTGGGTGGCGCCGGCGCAGGTATGGGTTCACGTGGCCCGGGTGAAACCAAGATCGAACTCGACCGACGCCGCATCCACACCCGGATGGCGAAGCTGCGCAAGCAGATCAAGGGCTTCGGGCCGGCCCGCGAGGCCAAGCGCGCGAACCGCAACCGCTTCGAAGTGCCGTCCGTTGCGATCGCCGGCTACACCAACGCCGGCAAGTCGAGCCTGCTCAACCGCATCACTAAGGCGGGGGTTCTCGTCGAGAACTCCCTTTTTGCCACTCTCGACGCAACGGTTCGAAAGACCCAGACCGAAGACGGCCGGCTCTACACGCTCTCTGACACGGTTGGGTTTGTCCGCAACCTGCCGCACCAGCTGGTTGAGGCCTTCCGGTCGACGCTCGAAGAGGTCGCCGAGTCGGATGTCATCGTGCACGTCGTCGACGCCTCGCACCCTGACCCTGCATCCCAGATCAGCACGGTGCGCGACGTCATCGGTGATGTCGGTGCCCGCGACATTCCGGAGATCGTGGTCTTCAACAAGAGTGACCTCGTCAGCGAGGACGACCGGCTCGTGCTCCGCGGACTGGAACCCAAGGGAATCTTCGCATCGGCGCGGACCGGCGAGGGAATCGATGAGATCCTCGCCCGCATCGCCGAACTGCTGCCGAGCCCGACGGTTCCGCTTCACCTTCTCGTCCCGTACGACAGGGGAGACATCATTTCGATGCTCCACCGCCGCGGAAAGGTCGAGAAGCTGGACTACGAGGAAGACGGCACCGAGGTGCGCGCACTCGCGTCGGAGGAACTCGCCGCACAGGTGGCCGAGTTCGCGATCGCCGAATAG
- the lexA gene encoding transcriptional repressor LexA translates to MTLDNANITAENGPDAAVSSAAPSPRKAKRVPAEKPTTRRRKSLSEKQLAILDVIQRSVQSRGYPPSMREIGDAVGLASLSSVTHQLNQLELSGYLRRDPNRPRALEILIDLPSPSNVADFESSTPVGDAAMVPLVGRIAAGVPITADQQVEEVFPLPRQLVGKGELFMLKVSGESMIDAAICDGDWVVVRQQPTAENGDIVAAMLDGEATVKVFRQRDGHTWLLPRNTNFEPILGDEADVLGKIVAVLRAV, encoded by the coding sequence ATGACGCTCGACAACGCGAATATCACGGCTGAGAACGGGCCGGATGCCGCTGTTTCATCTGCTGCTCCATCGCCACGGAAGGCCAAGCGGGTGCCGGCAGAGAAGCCGACCACGCGCCGCCGCAAGAGCCTGAGCGAGAAGCAGCTGGCAATCCTCGACGTGATTCAGCGCTCAGTGCAGAGCCGCGGTTACCCGCCGAGCATGCGCGAAATCGGTGACGCGGTCGGGCTGGCATCGCTCTCCAGCGTTACGCACCAGCTCAACCAGCTTGAGCTGAGCGGCTACCTGCGCAGGGACCCCAATCGGCCCCGTGCGCTCGAGATCCTGATCGACCTGCCCTCCCCCTCAAACGTTGCCGACTTCGAAAGCTCGACACCGGTCGGCGACGCGGCAATGGTGCCCCTCGTCGGACGCATCGCAGCCGGAGTGCCGATCACGGCTGACCAGCAGGTTGAAGAAGTGTTCCCCCTCCCCCGTCAGCTCGTGGGCAAGGGAGAGCTGTTCATGCTCAAGGTCTCGGGTGAGTCGATGATCGACGCGGCGATCTGCGACGGCGACTGGGTCGTCGTCCGCCAGCAGCCGACCGCTGAGAACGGCGATATCGTCGCCGCCATGCTCGATGGTGAAGCCACGGTCAAGGTGTTCCGTCAGCGCGATGGCCACACCTGGCTGCTCCCCCGCAACACGAACTTCGAACCGATCCTCGGCGACGAAGCCGACGTGCTCGGCAAGATCGTCGCGGTGCTCCGCGCGGTGTAG
- a CDS encoding histidinol-phosphate transaminase: MSSLDALPIRDDLRGKSPYGAPQKVVPVALNVNENTHPIPEDVARDIVTALARAVLGVNRYPDREFTELRISLAGYLGHGLSADHIWAANGSNEVLQQVLQAFGGPGRSVLGFSPTYSMYPLLAAGTGTRWISAERDADYEISPETASAAVRRENPDVVILCSPNNPTGTPLGLDTIEAVYDATDGIVVVDEAYFEFAPEGTPSALSLLEGRDRLLVSRTMSKAFAFAGARVGYLAAAPAVTDALRLVRLPYHLSALTQAAAIAALAHSGEMLAMVDDIKHQRDRISTGLADLGFRPYRSHSNFVLFGGVDDPAALFDALLERGVLIRDIGLPNQMRVSAGTEAETTAFLDAIAAVSSNS, from the coding sequence GTGAGTTCTCTCGATGCCCTGCCCATCCGCGATGATCTTCGTGGCAAGTCCCCGTACGGCGCACCCCAGAAGGTCGTGCCCGTCGCCCTGAACGTCAACGAGAACACGCATCCGATTCCCGAAGACGTGGCCCGCGACATCGTGACCGCCCTCGCCCGCGCTGTTCTCGGGGTGAATCGATACCCCGACCGTGAGTTCACCGAACTACGGATCAGTCTCGCCGGGTATCTCGGGCACGGACTCAGTGCCGATCACATCTGGGCCGCGAACGGTTCGAACGAGGTTCTGCAGCAGGTCCTCCAGGCCTTCGGTGGACCTGGCCGCTCGGTCCTCGGGTTCAGCCCGACTTACTCCATGTACCCGCTGCTGGCCGCAGGCACCGGAACCCGGTGGATTTCCGCCGAGCGAGACGCCGACTATGAAATCTCACCAGAGACCGCCAGCGCCGCCGTTCGCCGCGAAAACCCCGACGTCGTGATTCTCTGTTCGCCGAACAACCCCACGGGAACCCCACTTGGGCTCGACACCATCGAGGCCGTGTATGACGCGACCGATGGCATCGTCGTCGTGGACGAGGCGTACTTCGAGTTCGCCCCGGAAGGAACCCCCAGCGCGCTGTCCCTTCTCGAAGGCCGCGACCGGTTGCTCGTGTCACGAACCATGAGCAAAGCCTTCGCGTTCGCAGGCGCCCGGGTGGGCTACCTCGCTGCAGCCCCGGCCGTCACTGACGCGCTTCGGCTGGTGCGTCTCCCGTACCACCTCTCTGCACTTACCCAGGCCGCGGCGATAGCCGCGCTTGCCCACAGCGGCGAGATGCTCGCCATGGTCGATGACATCAAGCACCAGCGCGACCGCATCAGCACAGGCCTCGCCGACCTGGGCTTCCGCCCGTACCGGAGCCACAGCAACTTCGTGCTGTTCGGTGGCGTCGACGACCCGGCGGCCCTGTTCGATGCGCTGCTCGAGCGAGGCGTGCTCATCCGGGATATCGGCCTCCCCAACCAGATGCGGGTTTCGGCCGGTACCGAGGCAGAGACGACAGCGTTTCTCGATGCCATCGCGGCGGTAAGCTCGAACTCATGA
- a CDS encoding LysM peptidoglycan-binding domain-containing protein, translated as MSTAVITPIHSLSRPTARRPEAPRPSNPGAQAIVGDVSATIARPTGRIRLTRRGRVVLTSLAAAPLIALAAWLGLNAGAATASSTPSSASFEYVTVEHGDSLWSLAGTLAPEADPRDVIADVMALNQLETSTVVPGQNIAIPERYTTP; from the coding sequence ATGAGCACCGCAGTCATCACCCCCATTCACTCTCTCTCACGTCCAACCGCACGGCGGCCCGAGGCGCCGCGCCCATCGAACCCGGGCGCACAGGCCATCGTGGGCGACGTGTCAGCGACGATTGCACGCCCCACCGGGCGCATCCGACTCACCCGGCGTGGTCGCGTCGTCCTGACCTCGCTCGCCGCCGCCCCGCTCATCGCTCTCGCGGCCTGGCTCGGACTCAACGCCGGCGCCGCAACAGCGTCGTCGACTCCCAGCTCAGCGTCGTTCGAGTACGTCACTGTCGAACACGGTGACTCCCTGTGGTCGCTCGCGGGCACGCTGGCTCCTGAAGCCGACCCGCGCGACGTGATCGCCGATGTCATGGCCCTCAACCAGCTCGAAACATCGACTGTCGTTCCCGGGCAGAACATCGCCATTCCCGAGCGATACACAACTCCGTAA
- the dapF gene encoding diaminopimelate epimerase: MGFTLQFTKGHGTGNDFVLYTDPEGDHPLTTAQIVAVCDRHFGVGADGVIRAVRSRNIDEGAAALAEDDGAEWFMDYHNADGSIAEMCGNGIRVYARYLIEQGLVQLESGDTLPIGTRAGVRDVQRATNGFQVDLGRWKLEGGEPLVRAKELKVARPGLGINVGNPHVVVALADEAELESADLHYIPLIEPEPMDGANVEFVVPYDPLIKDGVARISMRVHERGSGETLSCGTGVAAAALATRHWAGSAAPNAWRVDVPGGTLGVRMFATQDGEHVGLSGPADLVYTGTLELG, translated from the coding sequence ATGGGATTCACTCTGCAGTTCACCAAGGGCCACGGCACAGGCAACGATTTCGTGCTCTACACGGACCCTGAGGGCGACCACCCACTGACCACCGCGCAGATCGTCGCGGTGTGCGACCGCCACTTCGGTGTCGGCGCCGACGGCGTCATCCGCGCGGTCAGGTCACGCAATATCGACGAGGGCGCGGCAGCCCTCGCCGAAGACGACGGTGCCGAGTGGTTCATGGACTACCACAACGCCGACGGATCCATCGCGGAGATGTGCGGCAACGGCATCCGTGTCTACGCGCGATACCTCATCGAGCAGGGTCTCGTTCAGCTGGAGTCCGGTGACACTCTCCCGATCGGAACCCGCGCCGGCGTCCGTGACGTCCAGCGTGCCACGAACGGTTTCCAGGTCGATCTCGGACGCTGGAAGCTCGAGGGCGGAGAGCCGCTCGTGCGGGCGAAAGAACTCAAGGTGGCTCGGCCGGGGCTCGGCATCAACGTCGGAAACCCGCACGTCGTCGTGGCTCTCGCTGATGAGGCAGAGCTCGAGTCGGCTGACCTGCACTACATTCCACTGATCGAACCGGAGCCCATGGATGGCGCCAACGTGGAGTTCGTCGTGCCTTATGACCCGCTCATCAAGGACGGGGTTGCCCGCATCTCGATGAGAGTTCACGAGCGGGGCAGCGGTGAGACCCTCTCGTGCGGCACCGGCGTCGCAGCCGCGGCTCTCGCGACGCGGCACTGGGCCGGGTCAGCCGCGCCAAACGCGTGGCGCGTCGACGTTCCAGGAGGAACGCTCGGGGTGCGGATGTTTGCGACGCAGGACGGCGAGCACGTCGGGCTGTCCGGCCCGGCAGACCTCGTCTACACCGGCACTCTCGAGCTCGGCTAG